From a single bacterium genomic region:
- a CDS encoding ChbG/HpnK family deacetylase has translation MYPFSPPESYAYRGRVATLAEHLGYSANDKLLIINADDLGLTSGINRTIAELSSSGTISSTTIMVTAGDYQDALTRMKAQPIACGVHITMTSSLPEALVGPVSPIAEVASLVDASGKFHLDRDQFFLGANPEEAHREATAQIERALADGIDVTHIDSHEGTMQLRPEFADLYLGLAAKFRLPLRMGSRALLEQIGLGDGWIERARRLCLQFTDNFVYLPIDGFAALSEKHHYMCRLLQHLPFGVTELYFHPADPRYEVRTHQANREDRNIWSIREWDYSILVSPEFQSLIKEQGIKLISFAPIRDLMRAQ, from the coding sequence ATGTACCCTTTTTCGCCTCCCGAGTCTTATGCATATCGTGGCCGCGTTGCAACCCTTGCCGAACACCTTGGGTATTCAGCAAACGACAAGCTGTTGATTATCAATGCCGACGATCTTGGTTTGACATCTGGAATCAACCGCACAATCGCCGAACTCAGCTCCTCCGGTACGATTAGCTCAACGACAATAATGGTCACTGCCGGTGATTATCAGGATGCTTTGACTCGCATGAAGGCTCAACCCATTGCCTGCGGCGTGCACATCACGATGACTTCATCTCTCCCAGAAGCTCTCGTCGGGCCGGTTAGCCCCATCGCTGAAGTCGCCAGTCTCGTTGATGCCTCAGGAAAATTTCATCTCGACCGCGACCAGTTCTTTCTTGGCGCCAACCCCGAAGAAGCTCATCGTGAAGCAACCGCCCAGATTGAACGTGCATTGGCAGACGGAATCGACGTTACCCACATCGACAGCCACGAGGGCACAATGCAGCTTCGCCCGGAGTTTGCGGATCTGTACCTGGGTCTGGCGGCAAAGTTTCGCCTCCCTTTGCGTATGGGATCGCGGGCTTTGCTCGAGCAAATCGGTCTTGGTGATGGCTGGATTGAGCGCGCCCGCAGGCTGTGTCTCCAATTCACCGACAACTTCGTCTATCTGCCGATCGACGGTTTTGCCGCGCTCTCAGAAAAACACCACTATATGTGTCGCTTGCTTCAGCACCTGCCGTTCGGTGTCACAGAACTCTATTTTCATCCTGCCGATCCGCGTTACGAAGTCCGCACGCACCAGGCGAACAGGGAAGACCGCAACATTTGGTCAATCCGCGAATGGGACTACTCTATTCTTGTCTCGCCCGAATTTCAGTCGCTCATCAAAGAGCAGGGGATCAAGCTGATTAGTTTCGCACCAATCCGCGATCTCATGCGCGCTCAATAG